The sequence ACGACATTCTCCTCACAATATTTGCCCTGCTTGCCTTGAGTGCGGCGGTTCTCATGTTCATTCCTGCCGGAGCCGAAAGTGAAGAGCCTGACGTTGCCGGATTTTCTTTCAGTCGCCTGAAGGCTGTTTCTGCAGCGGGAGCAGTCGGACTTCTGGGAGGTCTGGTCGGCCAGGGAGGATCCTTTCTCCTTATTCCACTGATGACATCTTTTGTAGAGGTCCCCACCAGAATCGCCATCGGCAGCAATCTGGCGATCGTGTTTCTCTCGTCTCTCGCCGCCTTTTTCGGCAAGGCATTGACCGGACAGATCGTCTGGCCCTTGACGCTGCCGATTATCCTGACGGTCATTCCGGCGGCCCATTTCGGGAGTCTGCTCAGCCGCAAAGTTCAGGTCGCCCGCCTGCGGACCTTGCTGGCAATCCTCATCGCCCTGGCTGCGATCAGAATAGGAATTTCAGCCGTGCAGAGTTTTCCCTGAAGCTGTGACATCCCCTGAAATCTTCTTGCTGCCTGTCGCCGAGGGCGCAAAACCTGGGAGAGCTGGTTCCGACTCAGCTTGATCACTTTTGACTCCCAATGAATGAATTATATCGTCTTGAAGCGCCAGTCAGGCGATTTGAAAATGTGCTTTTTTGTAATAATTTCAGTGTATTGTCATGAATGTCGCTTGACATCGAAACAGGGATCTCTGACGGTTCTTCTCTCTTCTCTCTTCTCTCTTCTCTCTTCTCTCTTCACTCTTCACTCCTTTCGCCCGCATATCGGGCACCCCTGCATCCTTAAGGGTTTTTCCAGACAGGAGGCGGCCAGGAGGTTCTCGTTGTTGAATATCTCCATGGATGGTCCGTCGGCGCAAATCCTGCCGTCGTGCATGATGATGGTTCTCTCGCAGAGATCCACGACCAGATCGAGGTCGTGGGTGGCGATGATCTTGGTGTGCTTGAAGGTTTGCAGAAGAGAGATAAGCTGGGTGCGGGCCCGTGGATCGAG is a genomic window of Pseudomonadota bacterium containing:
- a CDS encoding sulfite exporter TauE/SafE family protein; translation: MEMFLVIAILGAFAGFMSGMLGIGGGIIMAPLLLYVPEWLGFPPLPMRDVAGLTIVQGLVACLSGAVTHNQFRFVSRSLTGWMGITIFITALTGGVAAGYVSNDILLTIFALLALSAAVLMFIPAGAESEEPDVAGFSFSRLKAVSAAGAVGLLGGLVGQGGSFLLIPLMTSFVEVPTRIAIGSNLAIVFLSSLAAFFGKALTGQIVWPLTLPIILTVIPAAHFGSLLSRKVQVARLRTLLAILIALAAIRIGISAVQSFP